The Gemmata palustris genome includes a region encoding these proteins:
- a CDS encoding HEAT repeat domain-containing protein — protein MRIVVALLLLSVASVPAADPPLPGGPPIPPEAQTGPPTEAAIDALIADSIGRNAKAAAEATQKLIDLGPAAVPALTQGLWADSATRRACIAFLGAIGADARSAAPSLVRLLTDESPETRAGAARALGSLGAHSAIPALTKALEDKSAPVQLGAVGSLISLGASAETVLPVITTALRAEQAEETYTAAKLLGDLGPEAAPAVPMVNNDLPGADPILMTLLADALGRVGPAAKDILPALKTKLVENKNSALFRVPAALAMWRIARDPDAAKTLRPALGKTQGRGLAHVPLWRIDQSKETLDELTKQLKSNEPSDVIAASEALGSRSKDAVPGLVKCLQPDLEPAKLFTVLNTLGDLGADGKDALETLQKIAGSKAPGASVQAAAAAYRIAPTPQAARVLTDYLEEKELRAEAAEALKQLRPANPAVVIELLAALDCPDEQVQLSAAVALWRIEKHAQALPSITKRLRSADPKMRVLAAVDIGGEFGPDAKAAVPELVKRLFDPFASVRAASAEALGRIGPNASGAAKPLVALLDGDEPAFVQSAACEALGLILPPEKDDAVAVLKKKLEHPDALVRVHAALALFLLNRDKAAEPEVINGMSYRTHYVRITAAETAWRMNKNARAVPLLIRALEESNLEGTGGENERYMAARALGRIGADARGAVPELLKLINHRDYALATAARTAVKVIDPEAAKKAGVK, from the coding sequence ATGCGAATTGTCGTTGCGCTTCTGCTCCTGTCGGTTGCGTCGGTGCCTGCCGCGGACCCGCCTCTCCCGGGCGGTCCGCCGATTCCACCCGAGGCGCAGACAGGGCCGCCAACAGAGGCCGCGATCGACGCGCTCATTGCGGATTCGATCGGTCGGAACGCCAAAGCAGCCGCGGAAGCGACGCAGAAACTCATCGACCTCGGGCCGGCAGCCGTTCCCGCGCTCACACAAGGGCTGTGGGCGGATTCCGCCACGCGGCGCGCGTGCATTGCATTTCTCGGCGCGATCGGGGCCGATGCACGATCGGCCGCGCCGTCGCTCGTGCGGTTGCTTACTGATGAGAGCCCGGAAACGCGCGCGGGCGCGGCCCGCGCGCTCGGTTCGCTCGGCGCGCACTCCGCGATTCCCGCTCTGACCAAGGCGCTCGAAGACAAGTCGGCCCCGGTGCAACTCGGCGCCGTCGGGTCACTCATTTCGCTCGGCGCGAGTGCAGAAACTGTGCTGCCGGTCATCACGACAGCGCTGAGAGCGGAACAAGCTGAGGAAACATACACCGCGGCCAAACTACTCGGCGATTTGGGGCCGGAAGCCGCCCCCGCGGTGCCGATGGTGAACAACGATCTGCCCGGCGCGGACCCGATTCTGATGACGCTGCTCGCCGATGCGCTCGGCCGCGTCGGGCCGGCCGCGAAGGACATACTGCCCGCACTCAAGACGAAGCTGGTCGAAAACAAGAATTCCGCGCTCTTCCGCGTACCGGCCGCCCTCGCGATGTGGCGCATCGCCCGCGACCCGGACGCCGCCAAAACGCTCCGCCCCGCGCTGGGCAAGACACAGGGGCGCGGGCTGGCACACGTCCCGCTCTGGCGCATCGATCAATCGAAGGAAACGCTGGACGAACTCACCAAGCAATTGAAGTCGAACGAGCCGTCCGACGTGATCGCCGCGTCCGAGGCGCTCGGTTCCCGATCAAAGGACGCGGTTCCCGGACTCGTCAAGTGCCTTCAGCCGGACCTCGAGCCCGCGAAACTCTTCACCGTGTTGAACACCTTGGGCGACCTCGGAGCGGACGGGAAAGACGCGCTCGAAACGCTTCAAAAGATCGCGGGAAGCAAGGCGCCCGGCGCCAGCGTTCAGGCCGCGGCCGCCGCGTATCGCATCGCCCCCACCCCCCAAGCCGCGCGCGTGCTCACGGATTACCTCGAAGAGAAGGAACTCCGTGCTGAAGCGGCCGAAGCACTCAAACAACTCCGGCCCGCGAACCCGGCAGTAGTCATCGAACTCTTGGCCGCGCTCGATTGCCCCGACGAACAAGTGCAACTCTCCGCGGCGGTCGCGCTGTGGCGCATCGAAAAACACGCGCAGGCTCTGCCCTCGATCACCAAGCGCCTCCGCTCGGCGGACCCGAAGATGCGCGTGCTCGCCGCGGTGGACATCGGCGGCGAGTTCGGTCCGGACGCGAAGGCGGCTGTGCCCGAACTCGTGAAGCGACTGTTCGATCCGTTCGCGTCCGTGCGAGCGGCGAGCGCGGAAGCCCTGGGCCGCATCGGGCCGAACGCAAGCGGCGCGGCCAAGCCCCTCGTTGCGCTCCTCGATGGGGACGAACCCGCGTTCGTGCAGTCCGCGGCGTGCGAGGCGCTCGGCCTCATTCTGCCGCCCGAAAAGGACGACGCGGTGGCCGTGCTCAAGAAGAAACTCGAACACCCGGACGCGCTCGTGCGGGTCCACGCGGCACTCGCGCTGTTCTTGCTAAACCGCGATAAAGCGGCCGAGCCGGAGGTCATAAACGGAATGAGCTACCGCACTCACTACGTCCGAATTACTGCAGCCGAAACCGCGTGGCGGATGAACAAGAACGCGCGGGCCGTTCCGCTCCTGATTCGGGCACTGGAGGAATCGAATTTGGAAGGAACGGGGGGCGAGAACGAGCGCTACATGGCGGCTCGCGCGCTGGGGCGCATCGGCGCTGATGCCCGGGGTGCTGTTCCCGAACTGCTGAAGCTCATCAACCACCGCGATTACGCCCTCGCGACCGCGGCGCGCACGGCGGTGAAAGTGATCGATCCCGAAGCCGCGAAGAAGGCCGGCGTGAAGTGA
- a CDS encoding metallophosphoesterase, whose translation MLILLLLAGVVAWIGHACIWTAVLNNVYGHPLPKGLRKGWRLLSGVAILAFPLLISFARSRPLASFGSPENDAAQVWDGSAVLHAGAYLYVVVCGYFALMFVYITIQRALRDRPPCVVSEETRTLDLWPEYGEQLVGNGKHRHAVRVPGNCVFKFDLTNLTLALPNLPPAWDGLTILLVSDLHFHGTPSRTYFDRIFDELTAGPVPDLVCLAGDVVDTDEHREWIRPLLGRLNATGAKFAILGNHDDYHEPERVRAELAAAGYAVLGNGWREVTIRGVKCVTIGHEGPWFKPEPDLKGAPTDTFRLCLSHTPDNFYWGIAHHINLMLCGHVHGGGIRVPLIGSIFVPSVYGRRFDYGVFEENGTAMVVNRGVSGKEPLRIRCNPQAVRITLVPAGAL comes from the coding sequence ATGCTGATTTTGCTCTTACTTGCCGGTGTGGTGGCGTGGATCGGGCACGCGTGCATCTGGACCGCGGTCCTGAACAATGTGTACGGGCACCCGCTTCCGAAGGGGCTGCGCAAGGGGTGGCGGTTGCTCAGCGGGGTCGCGATCCTCGCGTTTCCGCTGCTGATCTCGTTCGCGAGAAGTCGCCCCCTTGCGAGCTTCGGGTCGCCTGAAAACGACGCGGCGCAAGTCTGGGACGGGTCGGCAGTTCTGCACGCCGGCGCGTACCTGTACGTCGTCGTGTGCGGTTACTTCGCGCTGATGTTCGTGTACATCACGATCCAGCGGGCCTTGCGGGACCGGCCCCCGTGCGTGGTGAGCGAAGAGACGCGCACGCTCGATTTGTGGCCGGAGTACGGCGAGCAGTTGGTCGGCAACGGCAAACACCGACACGCGGTTCGCGTACCCGGCAACTGCGTGTTCAAGTTCGATCTCACGAACCTCACGCTCGCGCTACCGAATTTGCCGCCCGCGTGGGACGGCCTTACGATCTTGCTCGTCAGCGATCTGCACTTTCACGGCACGCCGAGTCGCACGTACTTCGACCGCATCTTCGATGAACTCACCGCGGGGCCTGTCCCCGACCTGGTGTGCCTCGCGGGGGACGTCGTGGACACCGACGAGCACCGCGAATGGATTCGCCCGCTGCTCGGGCGGCTGAACGCGACCGGGGCGAAGTTCGCCATCCTCGGTAACCACGACGATTACCACGAACCCGAGCGTGTGCGTGCGGAACTGGCCGCGGCCGGGTACGCGGTACTCGGCAACGGTTGGCGGGAAGTTACGATTCGCGGGGTGAAGTGCGTGACGATCGGCCACGAAGGGCCGTGGTTTAAACCGGAACCGGATCTGAAGGGCGCACCGACGGACACGTTCCGGCTATGCCTCAGTCACACGCCGGACAACTTCTATTGGGGCATCGCGCACCACATCAACCTGATGCTGTGCGGACACGTTCACGGCGGCGGAATTCGCGTTCCGCTGATCGGGTCGATCTTCGTGCCGAGCGTGTACGGTCGGCGCTTCGATTACGGCGTGTTCGAGGAGAACGGAACCGCGATGGTCGTGAACCGCGGGGTGAGCGGGAAGGAGCCGCTGCGAATCCGCTGCAACCCGCAGGCGGTTCGCATTACACTGGTTCCCGCAGGTGCCTTGTAA
- a CDS encoding dioxygenase family protein, which yields MSGPLFNPNRRMFLGALSASVLTSPTLFAEQLLRTPPLTEGPFYPDKIPLDTDNDLIIIGKNTTRAVGEITHLTGKVFDINGAPVKNATVEIWQCDANEVYLHSSDSTPKAKQQDKNFQGFGRCATTDKGEYRFRTIKPVPYPGRPAPHIHFKVKKGNRELLTSQFMIRGHAGNARDGVFGGVRDVIDRELILVDFKPVKDSKIGELQAYFEIVLGVTPDEKDMNPRK from the coding sequence ATGAGCGGGCCGCTATTCAATCCCAATCGCCGCATGTTTCTCGGCGCGCTCAGTGCGTCCGTGCTCACGTCACCGACACTATTCGCGGAACAGTTGCTCCGCACGCCGCCGCTCACGGAAGGGCCGTTCTACCCGGACAAAATCCCGCTCGACACGGATAACGACCTCATCATCATCGGCAAAAACACCACGCGGGCGGTGGGCGAGATCACGCACCTGACGGGCAAGGTGTTCGACATCAACGGTGCGCCCGTGAAGAACGCGACCGTCGAAATCTGGCAGTGCGACGCGAACGAGGTGTACCTCCACTCGTCCGACAGCACCCCGAAAGCCAAGCAACAAGACAAGAACTTCCAGGGGTTCGGCCGCTGCGCCACCACCGATAAGGGCGAGTACCGGTTCCGCACCATCAAGCCGGTTCCGTACCCCGGTCGGCCCGCGCCGCACATCCACTTCAAGGTGAAGAAGGGGAACCGCGAGTTGCTCACCAGCCAGTTCATGATCCGCGGGCACGCGGGCAACGCGCGCGACGGGGTATTCGGTGGCGTCCGCGACGTCATCGACCGCGAACTGATCCTGGTGGACTTCAAGCCGGTCAAGGACTCGAAAATCGGCGAATTGCAGGCGTACTTCGAGATCGTTCTCGGCGTCACGCCGGACGAGAAGGACATGAACCCGCGGAAGTAA
- a CDS encoding ATP-dependent Clp protease adaptor ClpS, translated as MATATPLPDVAPDTEAKTRRQPPYAVILHNDDKNTMEFVVGVLRKVFGYTVEKCVKLMLDAHQNGKAAVWIGALEVAELKADQIRSCGSDPFVKQGGHPLGVSIEPAA; from the coding sequence ATGGCCACAGCAACCCCACTTCCAGACGTCGCCCCCGACACCGAGGCCAAAACGCGCCGCCAGCCGCCCTACGCGGTCATTCTGCACAACGACGACAAGAACACGATGGAATTCGTCGTGGGCGTGCTACGCAAGGTGTTCGGCTACACCGTCGAGAAGTGCGTGAAGCTCATGCTCGACGCGCACCAGAACGGTAAAGCGGCGGTGTGGATCGGGGCGCTGGAAGTGGCCGAGCTGAAAGCCGATCAGATCCGCTCGTGCGGCTCCGACCCGTTCGTGAAGCAGGGCGGGCACCCGCTCGGCGTGAGCATCGAACCCGCTGCTTGA
- a CDS encoding RNA polymerase sigma factor, with the protein MSWTEITVLVEKAKTGDREAYGELVTRFQSSVYAMALGRVRDPLEAQELAQDVFVHAMRKLPQLRDPRCFAGWLRRITARMAINRLTRRGPLFGADTEVLDAVEARTRTAEEQFAVGEAVDQLKEGLAELKPLDRQTLEAFYIRGRSLKQIAREFAVPTGTVKRRLHVARLRLKEVLEGIDPSLAERFANDGAELAAV; encoded by the coding sequence ATGAGCTGGACCGAAATCACTGTGTTGGTTGAGAAGGCGAAGACCGGCGACCGCGAGGCTTACGGCGAGTTGGTCACCCGGTTCCAGAGCAGCGTCTACGCGATGGCGCTGGGCCGGGTGCGCGACCCGCTCGAGGCGCAGGAACTGGCCCAGGACGTGTTCGTCCACGCGATGCGGAAGCTGCCGCAACTGCGCGACCCCCGGTGCTTCGCCGGCTGGTTGCGGCGGATCACCGCGCGGATGGCGATCAACCGGCTGACCCGGCGCGGCCCGCTCTTCGGGGCCGACACCGAGGTGCTCGACGCGGTCGAGGCCCGAACCCGGACCGCGGAGGAGCAGTTCGCGGTCGGCGAGGCCGTCGATCAGCTCAAGGAGGGGCTCGCCGAGTTGAAGCCGCTCGATCGGCAGACCCTGGAAGCGTTCTACATCCGGGGCCGGAGCCTGAAGCAGATCGCGCGGGAGTTCGCGGTCCCGACGGGGACCGTGAAGCGGCGGTTGCACGTCGCCCGGTTGCGGTTGAAGGAAGTGCTCGAAGGCATCGACCCGTCGCTGGCGGAGCGGTTCGCGAACGACGGGGCGGAACTGGCCGCCGTGTGA
- a CDS encoding LCCL domain-containing protein, with protein MPTVRKVLWIVPVALAVGLSAAPIVGGPQPAQTSEASKPRTGTDVEVKYIDDSVMKLKLLDEKLELVTKHGTLRIAVSEIRRIEFATRLPAATTDKAAAAIAKLNHSDFKVRESATEELKELRDRAYPSLVKALKHEDPEVSRRAEEVVKFVRNKVPAANLEHREFDVIHTDDSKIAGKLTTESLRVGTFQFGEQHLKLTDVRLVRTGPEPTEQLVNAQPAPPSLFNYANQFGKEFVFRITGAQGQGQGGAIWGSGTYTLDSNPQMAVVHAGFAKPGETVVVRVRIIAPPAQFAGTTQNGITSAPFGPFPSGAFEFLPK; from the coding sequence ATGCCCACGGTTCGCAAGGTTCTCTGGATCGTTCCCGTTGCTTTAGCCGTCGGGCTCTCCGCGGCCCCGATCGTCGGCGGGCCGCAGCCCGCGCAAACGTCCGAGGCGAGCAAGCCGCGCACGGGTACCGACGTCGAAGTGAAGTACATCGACGACAGCGTCATGAAGCTGAAGTTGCTCGACGAGAAGCTCGAACTCGTCACCAAGCACGGCACCCTGCGGATCGCGGTGTCCGAGATCCGGCGCATCGAGTTCGCGACCCGGCTCCCGGCGGCCACCACGGATAAGGCCGCGGCCGCGATCGCCAAGCTGAACCACTCGGACTTCAAGGTGCGCGAGTCCGCCACCGAGGAACTCAAGGAGCTCCGCGACCGGGCGTACCCGTCCCTCGTAAAGGCCCTCAAGCACGAAGACCCGGAGGTCTCGCGCCGGGCCGAAGAGGTCGTGAAGTTCGTTCGCAACAAGGTGCCCGCCGCGAACTTGGAGCATCGCGAGTTCGACGTGATCCACACGGACGATTCCAAGATCGCGGGGAAACTGACGACCGAGTCGCTCCGCGTGGGCACGTTCCAGTTCGGCGAGCAACACCTCAAGCTGACCGACGTGCGCCTGGTTCGCACCGGTCCCGAGCCGACCGAACAACTGGTCAACGCGCAGCCGGCCCCGCCCAGCCTGTTCAACTACGCGAACCAGTTCGGCAAGGAGTTCGTGTTCCGCATTACCGGAGCCCAAGGGCAAGGGCAGGGCGGTGCGATCTGGGGCAGTGGGACCTACACGCTCGATTCAAACCCGCAGATGGCGGTGGTCCACGCGGGGTTCGCGAAGCCGGGTGAAACCGTCGTCGTGAGAGTGCGCATTATCGCGCCGCCCGCGCAGTTCGCTGGAACGACCCAAAACGGCATCACATCGGCCCCGTTCGGTCCGTTCCCGTCGGGCGCGTTCGAGTTCCTCCCGAAGTGA
- a CDS encoding MBL fold metallo-hydrolase — translation MSRLFVAIGCCALLFSLLPGAPAPVAAGQESKEQSIKIRWFGQSFFQIESAEKRQIAIDPHAIPAFGRQSTTAEFILVSHPHDDHALLDMVEKEKREDKFKEGDILRGVIESKPGKQEWKVIDEKRGNIRVRTVATYHDTTNGMQRGKNSIWIIEMNGLVICHLGDLGHELSPEQVKAVGKIDVLMVPVGGIYTINGEQAQNVMKQLKPRLYALPMHYGILGYDELAGPEEFLDGIKKEDIKKMPETNELVIPVTLKLDEPKIVILNWKKEEPKKEEPKKPEPKKPEKK, via the coding sequence ATGAGCCGGCTGTTCGTCGCGATCGGTTGTTGCGCCCTCCTGTTCTCGTTACTCCCGGGCGCGCCCGCCCCGGTCGCCGCGGGGCAAGAGTCGAAGGAACAGTCCATCAAGATCCGGTGGTTCGGGCAGTCGTTCTTCCAGATCGAATCGGCCGAAAAGCGCCAGATCGCGATCGACCCGCACGCGATCCCCGCGTTCGGGCGCCAATCGACCACCGCCGAGTTCATCCTCGTCAGCCACCCGCACGACGACCACGCGCTCCTCGACATGGTCGAGAAGGAGAAGAGGGAAGACAAGTTCAAGGAAGGCGACATCCTGCGCGGGGTGATCGAATCGAAGCCGGGCAAACAGGAGTGGAAGGTGATCGACGAGAAGCGCGGGAACATCCGCGTGCGCACCGTCGCGACCTACCACGACACCACGAACGGGATGCAGCGCGGCAAGAACAGCATCTGGATCATCGAGATGAACGGCCTCGTGATCTGCCACCTCGGGGACCTGGGGCACGAACTCTCGCCCGAACAGGTGAAGGCGGTCGGCAAGATCGACGTGCTGATGGTCCCCGTGGGCGGCATCTACACGATCAACGGCGAGCAGGCGCAAAACGTGATGAAGCAACTCAAGCCGCGCCTGTACGCGCTACCGATGCACTACGGCATTCTGGGTTACGACGAACTCGCCGGCCCCGAAGAGTTTCTCGACGGGATCAAGAAAGAAGACATCAAGAAGATGCCCGAGACGAACGAACTCGTCATCCCCGTGACCCTCAAACTGGACGAGCCGAAAATTGTGATCCTGAATTGGAAGAAGGAAGAGCCGAAAAAAGAGGAGCCAAAGAAGCCGGAACCCAAGAAACCGGAAAAGAAGTGA
- a CDS encoding cofactor-independent phosphoglycerate mutase codes for MKYVIVIPDGCADEPVAELGNLTPLQAAKLPNMDRVAKSGVVGLSNNVPPSLTPASDVATLSLFGYDPLRFYTGRAPLETAAMGIHLGPNDWAIRCNLVYTPDGHMRDFTAGHISSEDGAPLIKALQHELGGREMGGGTLEFHPGVQYRNILVWRSNAEASPLNGTKAQAPHDIPDKPVADYLPQGPGAEMLVALMEASKPILAAHPVNAKRIAEGKKPATQVWLWGHGKAPRMEPFAQVYGGRGAIISAVDLVRGVGVLVGWHRIDVPGATGYLDTNYANKGRYAIEALGAFDLVCVHVEAPDEASHEGKAGEKVKALEQIDEHIVGPLLDALPRYGEYRILVEPDHRTTLATRAHAYGSVAFAACGTGITPDAAERYDEPTAATTGLSFDPGWHLMKWWLGR; via the coding sequence ATGAAATACGTCATCGTCATTCCCGACGGCTGTGCGGACGAACCGGTCGCGGAACTCGGTAACCTGACGCCGCTCCAAGCCGCGAAACTGCCGAACATGGACCGCGTCGCGAAGAGCGGCGTGGTGGGGCTGTCGAACAACGTGCCGCCGTCGCTCACGCCCGCGTCGGACGTGGCCACGCTGTCGCTGTTCGGGTACGACCCGCTGCGGTTCTACACCGGGCGCGCGCCGCTCGAAACCGCGGCGATGGGCATTCACCTCGGCCCCAACGACTGGGCGATCCGCTGCAACCTCGTGTACACGCCCGACGGCCACATGCGGGACTTCACCGCGGGACACATCTCGAGCGAGGACGGCGCGCCGCTCATCAAGGCGCTCCAGCACGAACTCGGCGGGCGGGAAATGGGCGGCGGGACGCTCGAGTTCCACCCCGGCGTGCAGTACCGCAACATCCTCGTCTGGCGCTCGAACGCGGAAGCGTCCCCGCTGAACGGCACGAAAGCGCAGGCCCCGCACGACATCCCTGACAAGCCGGTCGCGGACTACCTCCCGCAGGGACCGGGGGCCGAGATGCTCGTCGCGCTCATGGAAGCGAGCAAGCCGATTCTGGCCGCGCACCCGGTGAACGCGAAGCGCATCGCGGAGGGCAAAAAGCCGGCGACGCAGGTGTGGCTGTGGGGTCACGGCAAGGCGCCGCGCATGGAGCCGTTCGCGCAGGTGTACGGCGGGCGCGGGGCGATCATTTCCGCGGTGGACCTCGTCCGCGGGGTCGGCGTGCTCGTCGGCTGGCACCGCATCGATGTGCCCGGCGCGACCGGGTACCTCGACACGAACTACGCGAACAAGGGCCGGTACGCGATCGAGGCGCTCGGCGCGTTCGACCTCGTGTGCGTTCACGTCGAGGCCCCGGACGAGGCCTCGCACGAGGGCAAGGCCGGCGAGAAGGTGAAGGCGCTGGAACAGATCGACGAACACATCGTCGGCCCGCTCCTCGACGCGCTGCCACGCTACGGCGAGTACCGCATTCTGGTGGAACCGGACCACCGGACCACGCTCGCGACGCGGGCACACGCTTACGGGTCGGTCGCGTTCGCCGCGTGCGGAACCGGCATCACCCCGGACGCGGCCGAGCGGTACGACGAACCGACCGCTGCGACGACCGGTCTGAGTTTCGATCCGGGTTGGCACCTGATGAAGTGGTGGTTGGGGCGGTAG
- a CDS encoding ABC transporter permease: MRWYILKALIKKEFARHLANRGGIALAFLLVAAAVLLSVFAPRETAAAGTSMVGGVHHCYVDYDRSTPLVRHLQGNVPPDLKAQVVFREIPPERIGTLLDSPPGTGSIQLTSRHDPGKRPAVQIYVWHPDGEPAALAPYEQWLWKECRRAFAAEAAAKMPGATLPAEPNFDSDRWLVIEAHKRFQEQIEVVRKNEGVESAAPVVPDLVIDRRGLGGKVLDFRAAIATGMVVFALYFACVYLLPTLNCEERERGVLLAQALTPASPTELLVAKFVFYPAFGLGLAATLAAVYKPDVLSSLFFWLALFAVGGGFLGIGMTIAAWAKTQRAAFLGGMCYLLSVSMLLLICSINGIPYLSYLAVEFHGPRILHAALSGAVQTAHWKHLAAALGLAVAWLFAAGWVFKRRGWQ; encoded by the coding sequence ATGCGCTGGTACATCCTGAAGGCGCTCATCAAGAAAGAGTTCGCGCGGCACCTGGCGAACCGCGGGGGCATCGCGCTCGCGTTCCTCCTGGTCGCGGCCGCCGTGCTCCTGAGCGTGTTCGCCCCCCGGGAAACCGCGGCGGCCGGCACGAGCATGGTCGGCGGCGTCCACCACTGTTACGTCGACTACGACCGGTCGACGCCGCTGGTCAGGCACCTGCAGGGGAACGTCCCACCGGACCTGAAGGCGCAGGTCGTCTTCCGCGAGATCCCCCCGGAGCGCATCGGCACGCTGCTCGATTCGCCCCCCGGTACCGGTTCCATCCAGCTCACGTCCCGGCACGACCCGGGCAAACGGCCCGCGGTTCAGATTTACGTGTGGCACCCGGACGGCGAGCCCGCGGCCCTCGCGCCCTACGAACAGTGGCTCTGGAAGGAGTGCCGGCGCGCGTTCGCGGCCGAGGCCGCAGCGAAAATGCCGGGCGCGACGCTCCCGGCGGAACCGAACTTCGATTCGGACCGGTGGCTCGTGATCGAAGCGCACAAGCGGTTCCAGGAGCAGATCGAAGTCGTGCGCAAGAACGAGGGCGTCGAGAGCGCGGCGCCGGTCGTGCCGGACCTGGTGATCGATCGCCGCGGATTGGGCGGGAAGGTACTCGATTTCCGCGCCGCGATCGCGACCGGTATGGTGGTGTTCGCGCTGTACTTCGCGTGCGTGTACCTGCTCCCGACGCTCAACTGTGAGGAGCGCGAGCGCGGCGTGCTGCTCGCGCAGGCGCTCACCCCGGCCTCGCCGACCGAGCTGCTCGTAGCAAAGTTCGTGTTCTACCCCGCGTTCGGGTTGGGGCTCGCGGCCACGCTCGCGGCCGTGTACAAACCGGACGTGCTCTCGAGCCTGTTCTTCTGGCTGGCACTGTTCGCGGTCGGTGGCGGGTTCCTCGGTATCGGCATGACGATCGCGGCGTGGGCGAAGACGCAGCGGGCCGCGTTCCTCGGCGGGATGTGCTACCTGCTGTCCGTGTCGATGCTGCTGCTTATTTGTTCGATCAACGGTATCCCGTACCTGTCGTACCTCGCGGTCGAGTTCCACGGCCCGCGCATCCTGCACGCGGCCCTCAGCGGCGCGGTGCAAACGGCCCACTGGAAGCACTTGGCCGCGGCACTGGGGTTGGCCGTCGCGTGGCTGTTCGCGGCGGGCTGGGTGTTCAAGCGCCGCGGGTGGCAGTGA